In Castanea sativa cultivar Marrone di Chiusa Pesio chromosome 6, ASM4071231v1, a single window of DNA contains:
- the LOC142641422 gene encoding senescence-specific cysteine protease SAG39-like, whose amino-acid sequence MGFTNQSQWICFALILSLGALASQATARTLQDESMRERHGQWMAHYGRVYEDNYEKENRFKIFEENVARIESSNSDANKSYKLSVNQFADLTNEEFKASRNRFKGHECSTETTSFKYENVTALPSSMDWRKKGAVTPIKDQGQCGCCWAFSAVAAMEGITQLTTGKLISLSEQELVDCDTKGVDQGCQGGLMDNAFQFIQHNHGLTTEANYPYMGVDGTCNAKEEANDAAKITGYEDVPANSEQALLKAVANQPVSVAIDAGGFEFQFYSTGVFTGPCGTSLDHGVTAVGYGVSNDGTKYWLVKNSWGTQWGEEGYIQMQRDVAAKEGLCGIAMEASYPTA is encoded by the exons ATGGGGTTCACTAACCAGAGCCAATGGATTTGTTTCGCTTTAATCCTCAGTTTGGGAGCTTTGGCTTCTCAAGCTACTGCTCGCACCCTCCAAGATGAATCAATGCGTGAGAGGCATGGACAATGGATGGCTCATTATGGACGTGTATACGAGGACAATTACGAGAAAGAGAACCGTTTCAAGATATTCGAGGAAAATGTGGCACGTATAGAATCTTCGAACAGTGATGCAAACAAATCTTACAAGCTAAGTGTCAACCAATTTGCAGATCTTACAAACGAAGAGTTCAAAGCATCACGAAATAGGTTCAAGGGGCATGAGTGCTCCACAGAGACAACAtctttcaaatatgaaaatgtgACTGCTTTGCCTTCTAGTATGGATTGGAGAAAGAAAGGAGCTGTAACACCCATCAAGGACCAAGGCCAATGTG GGTGTTGCTGGGCATTTTCAGCAGTGGCAGCTATGGAAGGAATTACTCAGCTAACAACTGGTAAATTAATCTCTTTGTCTGAACAAGAGCTAGTTGATTGTGATACTAAAGGTGTGGACCAAGGCTGCCAGGGTGGTTTGATGGATAATGCCTTCCAATTCATACAACACAATCACGGCCTCACAACAGAAGCCAACTACCCCTACATGGGTGTTGATGGAACTTGCAACGCTAAGGAAGAAGCCAACGATGCAGCCAAAATAACTGGCTATGAAGATGTGCCTGCCAACAGTGAGCAGGCATTGCTAAAGGCTGTAGCTAATCAACCAGTTTCCGTTGCCATTGATGCTGGAGGGTTTGAGTTCCAGTTCTATTCAACTGGTGTTTTTACAGGACCTTGTGGCACTAGCCTAGACCATGGAGTCACTGCTGTTGGGTATGGGGTAAGTAATGATGGGACTAAGTATTGGCTAGTGAAGAATTCGTGGGGTACACAATGGGGCGAAGAGGGGTACATACAGATGCAAAGAGATGTTGCTGCAAAGGAAGGCCTCTGTGGCATAGCAATGGAAGCCTCTTACCCTACTGCATaa
- the LOC142641365 gene encoding inactive TPR repeat-containing thioredoxin TTL3 — protein MSHSAKPIQEISSFDSLTTRFHDSLSCDENKPDFRELDLASPVSPLRTRGSVANGALTSSSSSSSSGSASAKNSNNTHTQLASRSESKSNNHSGELSGLSETSPIAQDPHRSSNSKPGHRRSVSAEPPLIYSGGNGATSASSNGTVLPSGNICPSGKILKAVPAPRNATGTGRILKAGSGTGNYGHGSIVRGGGPGAGAASKLTASVIDANVTGNIHFAGEAMMVRRALASSDPEEVKKAGNELYRRDHFVEALSLYDRAISLSPDNAAFRSNRAAALTKLGRLGEAVKECEEAVRLQPSYGRPHQRLASLYLRFGQVEYAQRHLFFPGQQPDQSELQKLKSLVKHLNQCTDARKIGDWKSAIRESDAAMEIGADCSPQLIACKAEALLKLHQVEEAESILSNIPKLENYPPCCSQTKVFGMLAEVYLLYVRAQVEMALGRFENAVVAAEKAGMIDGSNVEVARVLNNVKMVARARSRGNDLFSSGRFSEACSAYGEGLKYDSCNSVLYCNRAVCWSKLGLWEKSVEDCNQALKIQPNYMKALLRRAVSNAKLERWAEATRDYEVLRRELPGDNEVAESLHRAQAALKKSRGLEVHSMTFCGEVEEVSSLNKFKSATLSPGVSVIHFKVASNEQCEEISPFINMLCVRYPSVNFFKVDVEELLAVAKAESIRTVPTVKIYRNGEKVMELIRPSHQLLEDSVRNFSL, from the exons ATGTCGCATTCTGCAAAACCCATACAAGAAATTTCTAGCTTTGACTCCTTAACCACTCGGTTCCATGACTCACTGAGTTGCGACGAGAACAAGCCCGATTTCCGCGAGCTCGATCTAGCCTCACCAGTCTCTCCCCTGAGAACTCGTGGCTCAGTGGCCAATGGTGCACTCACTTCAAGCTCAAGCTCCAGCTCTTCTGGCTCAGCTTCGGCCAAGAATAGCAACAACACCCACACCCAGTTGGCAAGCAGATCCGAATCCAAATCAAACAACCACTCTGGAGAGCTCTCGGGCTTGTCCGAAACCAGCCCAATTGCCCAAGACCCTCACCGATCCAGTAATTCTAAACCGGGTCATCGGAGATCTGTCTCAGCGGAACCCCCTTTGATCTATTCGGGTGGAAATGGAGCAACTTCAGCTTCCTCGAATGGGACAGTATTACCAAGTGGTAACATTTGCCCATCTGGGAAAATCTTAAAAGCGGTTCCTGCTCCTAGAAACGCTACTGGCACTGGGAGAATCTTAAAAGCTGGTTCTGGGACTGGTAACTATGGCCACGGAAGCATAGTAAGAGGTGGTGGTCCTGGTGCTGGTGCTGCTTCTAAATTGACTGCGAGTGTCATAGATGCTAATGTGACTGGGAATATACATTTTGCTGGAGAAGCTATGATGGTTAGGCGAGCACTTGCTAGTAGTGATCCTGAAGAAGTGAAAAAGGCTGGGAATGAGTTGTATAGAAGAGACCATTTTGTGGAGGCCTTGTCATTGTATGATCGGGCCATTTCCTTGTCGCCCGATAATGCTGCATTTCGGAGTAATCGGGCTGCGGCATTGACGAAATTGGGGAGGTTGGGGGAGGCAGTGAAGGAGTGTGAGGAGGCTGTGAGGTTGCAGCCTAGTTATGGAAGGCCACACCAGAGGTTGGCATCTCTTTATCTCCG ctttGGGCAGGTTGAATATGCCCAACGCCACCTTTTTTTCCCTGGGCAACAGCCTGATCAATCCGAGTTGCAGAAGCTAAAGTCATTGGTGAAGCATCTGAACCAATGCACAGATGCCCGGAAGATTGGCGATTGGAAGAGTGCAATCAGGGAATCTGATGCAGCCATGGAAATTGGGGCAGATTGCTCTCCTCAG CTTATTGCTTGTAAGGCAGAAGCCCTTTTGAAGCTCCATCAAGTTGAAGAAGCAGAGTCTATCCTTTCAAACATTCCTAAGCTAGAAAATTATCCTCCTTGCTGCTCGCAAACCAAGGTCTTTGGAATGCTTGCTGAAGTTTATCTTCTCTATGTCCGAGCTCAGGTGGAGATGGCATTGGGAAG GTTTGAGAATGCAGTTGTGGCAGCTGAGAAGGCTGGTATGATTGATGGCAGTAATGTTGAAGTTGCAAGGGTGTTAAATAATGTGAAAATGGTGGCAAGAGCTCGTTCCCGGGGAAATGATCTTTTTAGCTCTGGAAGATTTTCTGAAGCCTGCTCAGCTTATGGAGAAGGCCTCAAATATGATAGTTGCAATTCGGTTCTCTATTGTAACAGAGCAGTTTGTTGGTCTAAGCTTGGACTATGGGAAAAATCTGTTGAGGACTGCAACCAGGCCCTTAAAATCCAGCCAAATTACATGAAGGCCCTTCTAAGGAGGGCTGTCTCAAATGCAAAG CTTGAACGGTGGGCAGAGGCTACGCGAGATTATGAGGTCTTGAGGAGGGAACTTCCTGGAGACAATGAGGTTGCTGAATCTCTACACCGTGCACAAGCTGCATTAAAGAAATCTCGTGGACTGGAAGTTCATAGTATGACCTTTTGTGGTGAAGTAGAAGAAGTTTCTAGTCTAAATAAGTTTAAATCTGCTACATTGTCTCCTG gtGTTTCAGTCATTCATTTCAAAGTGGCATCAAATGAACAATGTGAAGAAATATCACCATTCATCAATATGCTGTGCGTTCGATATCcatctgttaatttttttaag GTCGATGTGGAGGAGCTCTTAGCAGTAGCAAAAGCTGAGAGCATAAGAACCGTTCCAACAGTTAAGATTTACAGGAATGGAGAGAAAGTGATGGAGCTAATCCGCCCAAGCCATCAATTATTGGAAGACTCAGTGAGGAACTTTAGTCTTTAG